The following proteins come from a genomic window of Kitasatospora sp. NBC_01246:
- a CDS encoding LamG-like jellyroll fold domain-containing protein yields the protein MRAASERAKKERKPVAVEELTSETTQTVANADGTFTLTDHVQPVRVKRDGSWSAVDATLGRNGDGTFSPKATPAGLALSGGGSGPLATLTDAKGRRLSVTFPVALPAPAVTGDSATYGNVLPGVDLRVIANDQGGLREVLVVHDATAAADPALKSLKLAVATSDGLTVAADENGSVTARTTDGTTAFTAPTPVMWDSSTTAGTVAARPAQAPAPAARKGELRSARVDEAPPAAPAPTRSTEREPGTGAQLKRIAVTAEPGALTLVPDAGLLTGPDTVWPLYIDPSVSPVTNGTSHYATVREGCPGIVAYDEPQDNGQGAGYQHWNDCQGLYRSFYQIDTSNLTGDMVVSRSEFHITETYGASFDCNHTAPVSLATVSELATDTKWSKQPWVTGDGWLGGAQYPKSSNISNHCGNHEAVFNVTGQMQKLVGHNSNWTVGIFGNETKSSGNNDFMRFNTNPYVVTVFDIAPNAPDMISVSPQPHSPDSNGCDGVNIGWIGNSGTTGSASNITLNARLSTKMSGVNLQAMAHVWDNMSNDGGGNPASKSWPWSASVSNWGTVYDNVGFTVEDGHQYGWNMIASDGTLTGPSSPYCYFNVDLTPPSIPTVADNAAFPPLGSDRTPTGHAGATGAKVRVTANDPVPGGCTRGSCVSSGIDRFEYSLDANIPGGGPSVPAVQAAGGTATADVPISVSSAQWGTHTLFVRAVDKAGNTQGTVAQYSFFAPFDPSAKVAPGDLNGDGVPDLAATTTAGDLVRVPGGGSTEDLETISTPATSPDGTGWNNYLVAHRGTLTAAMADDLFAYQKTTHKLYLYQNDANTAGGTTGHFTLTQNVVPLNNSAGCPAKGSDGTWNKVTQILAPGKLAQMADVPDLVTVDNAELWYFPGTYQAGCNLAAGVKIGTGDWSRTTLLAPGTVNGVPTLWARENATGAVSSFPLTFDGNGVPTTRITAPTRAPLTSGVLDTAGKNMCLDINGSNTANGTPAQMYSCNTTDAQSAALGTDSSVHLLGKCLDVSRGGLDNGSPVQLWDCNGTGAQKWVPGPFAGSLLNPQSGRCLADPAASNTPRTQLILWDCLTDHAEQVWAATTTGKALPPAQPVLPTGLGDRLAPTVASPGDVDGDGNPDLYGTSATGTVTRLPGARTPAAQAADRWRLTDTTDSRRANDLTVAGGAAVGPDATRGTVLNLPGGTGYAVSASGSVDTRKSYTVSAWVKPGDLANTSVFVSQGGTNNVGLQLYYSAWAHAFAFGRNVDDSAVDTFNAVYGPTTGGLSPRLNTWTHLTGVYDAGTKQLQLFVNGAAAGAAAYAGTEWNATGPVQIGRRVLAGGYAQYATGSVGDVVIVPSALPATAAAALATDTAQFDAPVLLGDVHRPTDRWRLTNSADEIRPANSLTVSGSASFVNDTTRGTVLGLSGATDALATTGGPVVDTARSYSVSAWAYLTGTNDYATVAAQSGTSVSAFYLQYSKAFNAWTFVSPSGDSTGPASYPAAFASTPPALNTWTHLVATYDAPGQTMSLYVNGKLAATAVNSTPWASTGPLTIGSAKNGNSFPGRISDVQTWTSALSPAAVASLDSEQPVLTQLV from the coding sequence ATGAGGGCGGCCTCCGAACGCGCGAAGAAGGAGCGGAAGCCGGTCGCGGTCGAGGAGTTGACCTCCGAGACGACCCAGACGGTGGCCAACGCGGACGGCACCTTCACGCTGACCGACCACGTCCAGCCGGTCCGGGTGAAGCGCGACGGCTCCTGGTCGGCCGTGGACGCGACCCTGGGGAGGAACGGCGACGGCACCTTCTCGCCGAAGGCCACCCCGGCCGGGCTGGCCCTCTCCGGCGGCGGCTCCGGCCCGCTGGCCACGCTCACCGACGCCAAGGGCCGCCGGCTCTCCGTCACCTTCCCGGTCGCCCTGCCCGCTCCGGCCGTCACGGGTGACAGCGCGACCTACGGCAACGTCCTGCCCGGCGTCGACCTGCGGGTCATCGCCAACGACCAGGGCGGCCTGCGCGAGGTCCTGGTCGTCCACGACGCCACGGCCGCCGCCGACCCGGCGCTGAAGTCCCTGAAGCTCGCGGTCGCCACCAGCGACGGGCTGACCGTGGCCGCCGACGAGAACGGCTCCGTCACCGCGCGGACCACCGACGGGACGACGGCGTTCACCGCGCCGACCCCGGTCATGTGGGACTCGTCGACCACCGCCGGTACGGTCGCGGCGCGGCCCGCCCAGGCACCCGCCCCGGCGGCGCGCAAGGGCGAGCTCAGGTCGGCCCGCGTCGACGAGGCGCCGCCCGCCGCGCCCGCCCCCACCCGCTCCACCGAACGCGAGCCCGGCACCGGCGCGCAGCTCAAGCGGATCGCCGTGACGGCCGAGCCCGGCGCACTGACCCTGGTACCCGACGCCGGGCTGCTGACCGGCCCGGACACCGTGTGGCCGCTGTACATCGACCCCTCGGTCAGCCCGGTGACCAACGGCACCAGCCACTACGCCACGGTCCGGGAGGGCTGCCCCGGCATCGTCGCCTACGACGAGCCGCAGGACAACGGCCAGGGCGCCGGCTACCAGCACTGGAACGACTGCCAGGGCCTGTACCGGTCCTTCTACCAGATCGACACCAGCAACCTGACCGGTGACATGGTGGTCTCCCGGTCGGAGTTCCACATCACCGAGACCTACGGTGCGTCCTTCGACTGCAACCACACCGCGCCGGTGTCCCTGGCCACCGTCAGCGAGCTCGCGACCGACACCAAGTGGTCCAAGCAGCCCTGGGTGACCGGCGACGGGTGGCTCGGCGGCGCGCAGTACCCGAAGAGCTCCAACATCTCGAACCACTGCGGCAACCACGAGGCCGTGTTCAACGTCACCGGCCAGATGCAGAAGCTCGTCGGCCACAACTCCAACTGGACCGTCGGCATCTTCGGCAACGAGACCAAGTCGTCGGGCAACAACGACTTCATGCGGTTCAACACCAATCCGTACGTGGTCACGGTGTTCGACATCGCGCCCAACGCCCCCGACATGATCAGCGTCAGTCCGCAGCCGCACAGCCCGGACAGCAACGGCTGCGACGGCGTGAACATCGGCTGGATCGGCAACTCCGGCACCACCGGCAGCGCCTCCAACATCACCCTGAACGCCCGGCTCTCCACCAAGATGAGCGGTGTCAACCTCCAGGCCATGGCGCACGTCTGGGACAACATGTCCAACGACGGCGGTGGCAACCCGGCCAGCAAGTCCTGGCCGTGGAGCGCGTCGGTGAGCAACTGGGGCACCGTCTACGACAACGTCGGCTTCACCGTCGAGGACGGCCACCAGTACGGCTGGAACATGATCGCCAGCGACGGCACCCTGACCGGCCCCAGCTCCCCCTACTGCTACTTCAACGTCGACCTGACCCCGCCGAGCATCCCGACGGTCGCCGACAACGCGGCCTTCCCGCCGCTCGGCAGCGACCGGACGCCCACCGGCCACGCCGGCGCCACCGGGGCCAAGGTGCGGGTCACCGCCAACGACCCGGTGCCGGGCGGCTGCACCCGCGGCAGCTGCGTCAGCAGCGGGATCGACCGGTTCGAGTACTCGCTGGACGCCAACATCCCCGGCGGCGGCCCGTCCGTCCCCGCCGTCCAGGCGGCCGGCGGCACCGCGACCGCGGACGTCCCGATCAGTGTGAGCAGCGCCCAGTGGGGCACCCACACGCTGTTCGTGCGCGCCGTCGACAAGGCCGGCAACACCCAGGGCACCGTCGCCCAGTACAGCTTCTTCGCCCCGTTCGACCCCAGCGCCAAGGTGGCCCCGGGCGACCTGAACGGCGACGGGGTCCCGGACCTCGCCGCCACCACGACCGCCGGCGACCTGGTGCGCGTCCCGGGTGGCGGCTCCACCGAGGACCTCGAAACCATCTCCACCCCGGCGACCAGCCCGGACGGCACCGGCTGGAACAACTACCTGGTCGCCCACCGCGGCACCCTCACCGCGGCCATGGCCGACGACCTGTTCGCCTATCAGAAGACGACCCACAAGCTGTACCTGTACCAGAACGACGCCAACACGGCGGGCGGCACCACGGGCCACTTCACGCTGACCCAGAACGTCGTCCCCCTCAACAACTCCGCGGGCTGCCCCGCCAAGGGCTCGGACGGCACCTGGAACAAGGTCACCCAGATCCTGGCACCCGGCAAGCTCGCCCAGATGGCCGACGTACCGGACCTGGTGACGGTCGACAACGCGGAGCTCTGGTACTTCCCGGGTACCTACCAGGCGGGCTGCAACCTCGCCGCGGGCGTGAAGATCGGCACCGGTGACTGGTCCCGCACCACCCTGCTCGCACCGGGCACGGTGAACGGCGTCCCCACCCTGTGGGCCCGCGAGAACGCCACCGGCGCCGTCAGCAGCTTCCCGCTGACCTTCGACGGCAACGGCGTCCCGACCACCCGGATCACCGCTCCGACCAGGGCCCCGCTGACCTCCGGCGTGCTCGACACCGCCGGTAAGAACATGTGCCTGGACATCAACGGCTCGAACACCGCCAACGGCACACCGGCGCAGATGTACAGCTGCAACACCACCGACGCGCAGAGCGCCGCCCTCGGCACCGACAGCAGCGTCCACCTGCTGGGCAAGTGCCTCGACGTGAGCCGCGGCGGCCTCGACAACGGCAGCCCGGTCCAGCTCTGGGACTGCAACGGCACCGGCGCCCAGAAGTGGGTCCCCGGTCCGTTCGCCGGCTCGCTGCTCAACCCGCAGTCCGGCCGGTGCCTGGCCGACCCCGCGGCGTCCAACACGCCCAGGACCCAGCTGATCCTCTGGGACTGCCTGACCGACCACGCCGAGCAGGTCTGGGCCGCGACCACCACGGGCAAGGCCCTGCCGCCGGCCCAGCCGGTCCTCCCGACCGGCCTCGGCGACCGGCTGGCCCCGACCGTGGCCTCCCCCGGTGACGTCGACGGCGACGGCAACCCCGACCTGTACGGGACGTCCGCCACCGGCACCGTCACCCGGCTCCCGGGCGCCCGGACGCCGGCCGCCCAGGCGGCCGACCGCTGGAGGCTGACCGACACCACCGACAGCCGGCGGGCCAACGACCTGACCGTGGCCGGCGGAGCGGCCGTCGGCCCCGACGCCACCCGGGGCACGGTCCTGAACCTGCCCGGCGGCACCGGCTACGCGGTCAGTGCCAGCGGCTCCGTCGACACGCGCAAGAGCTACACCGTCTCCGCCTGGGTCAAGCCCGGCGACCTGGCCAACACCTCCGTGTTCGTCAGCCAGGGCGGCACCAACAACGTCGGCCTCCAGCTGTACTACTCCGCCTGGGCGCACGCCTTCGCGTTCGGCCGCAACGTCGACGACTCGGCCGTCGACACCTTCAACGCCGTCTACGGCCCGACCACCGGCGGCCTCAGCCCCAGGCTCAACACCTGGACCCACCTGACCGGGGTCTACGACGCCGGCACCAAGCAGCTCCAGCTCTTCGTCAACGGCGCCGCGGCCGGTGCCGCGGCCTACGCCGGCACCGAGTGGAACGCCACCGGGCCGGTCCAGATCGGCCGGCGGGTCCTGGCCGGCGGGTACGCCCAGTACGCGACCGGCTCGGTCGGCGACGTCGTGATCGTCCCGTCCGCGCTGCCTGCCACCGCCGCCGCGGCGCTGGCCACCGACACCGCCCAGTTCGACGCCCCGGTGCTGCTCGGCGACGTCCACCGGCCCACCGACCGGTGGAGGCTCACGAACTCCGCCGACGAGATCCGGCCGGCCAACAGCCTCACCGTCTCGGGCTCGGCCTCGTTCGTCAACGACACCACCCGCGGCACCGTCCTCGGCCTGTCCGGCGCCACCGACGCGCTGGCCACCACCGGCGGCCCGGTCGTCGACACCGCCAGGAGCTACTCCGTCTCGGCCTGGGCCTACCTGACCGGGACGAACGACTACGCGACCGTGGCGGCCCAGTCGGGTACCAGCGTGAGCGCCTTCTACCTGCAGTACTCGAAGGCCTTCAACGCCTGGACGTTCGTCTCGCCGTCCGGCGACTCGACCGGACCGGCCTCCTACCCGGCCGCGTTCGCGAGCACGCCGCCGGCCCTCAACACCTGGACCCACCTGGTCGCCACCTACGACGCGCCCGGCCAGACCATGAGCCTGTACGTCAACGGCAAGCTCGCGGCCACCGCCGTCAACTCCACTCCGTGGGCCTCCACCGGCCCCCTGACCATCGGCTCGGCCAAGAACGGGAACAGCTTCCCCGGCCGGATCAGCGACGTCCAGACCTGGACCAGCGCGCTCTCCCCGGCCGCCGTCGCCTCGCTCGACTCGGAGCAGCCCGTGCTGACCCAGCTCGTCTGA
- a CDS encoding serine hydrolase domain-containing protein has product MDEQPVRAAAPDPPAVLGAPGGELERLVEAGLRRVGTGGVWAVGDAAGGRGRGSVGVLGQGPYEGLEMGPDTLFDLASLTKIVALWPCAGALRQAGRLPLDRPLGDYWPPAAGQPTGRVTARQLLAHTAGLPLRTEFEQRYGRDRAAIRAGVVAAPLHRPPGTAVEYTDRAAVLLGHLVEDLAGAPLDALAERQVWRPLGMTDTRFGPLGPASAARTAPTEYDRAVGAPLRGVVHDPSARLLGGVCGNAGAFSTARDLERFLTALVDPPAALPWAGPWIAESLREQTGGLAPARGLSWLCAPGTDPADGTFVHYGFTGTGIWVSRRLGRWALLLTNKVHYSRETQPLTDLRNAFRRAVFG; this is encoded by the coding sequence GTGGACGAGCAGCCGGTACGGGCCGCGGCCCCCGACCCGCCGGCCGTGCTCGGCGCCCCCGGTGGCGAGTTGGAGCGATTGGTGGAGGCGGGGCTGCGCCGGGTCGGCACGGGCGGCGTCTGGGCCGTCGGCGACGCCGCCGGCGGGCGGGGCCGGGGCTCCGTCGGGGTGCTCGGCCAAGGCCCGTACGAGGGGCTGGAGATGGGGCCCGACACGCTCTTCGACCTCGCCAGCCTCACGAAGATCGTCGCCCTCTGGCCGTGTGCGGGCGCGCTCCGGCAGGCCGGCCGGCTCCCGCTCGACCGCCCGCTCGGCGACTACTGGCCGCCGGCCGCGGGGCAGCCGACGGGGCGCGTGACGGCCCGTCAACTCCTCGCCCACACGGCGGGACTGCCGCTGCGCACGGAGTTCGAGCAGCGCTACGGCCGGGACCGGGCGGCGATCCGGGCCGGCGTCGTCGCCGCCCCGCTGCACCGCCCGCCCGGCACCGCCGTCGAGTACACCGACCGTGCCGCCGTGCTGCTGGGCCACCTGGTCGAGGACCTGGCCGGCGCCCCGCTCGACGCGCTCGCCGAACGGCAGGTCTGGCGCCCGCTCGGCATGACCGACACCCGCTTCGGCCCGCTCGGTCCGGCGTCGGCCGCCCGCACCGCACCCACCGAGTACGACCGGGCCGTCGGCGCCCCGCTGCGCGGGGTGGTGCACGACCCCTCGGCCCGGCTGCTCGGCGGCGTCTGCGGCAACGCGGGCGCCTTCTCCACCGCCCGCGACCTCGAACGCTTCCTCACCGCCCTGGTCGACCCGCCGGCCGCGCTGCCCTGGGCCGGACCCTGGATCGCCGAGTCGCTGCGCGAACAGACCGGCGGACTCGCCCCCGCGCGCGGCCTGTCCTGGCTCTGCGCCCCCGGCACCGACCCCGCCGACGGCACCTTCGTCCACTACGGCTTCACCGGCACCGGGATCTGGGTCTCCCGCCGGCTCGGCCGCTGGGCGCTGCTGCTCACCAACAAGGTGCACTACAGCCGCGAGACCCAGCCCCTCACCGACCTGCGCAACGCCTTCCGCCGGGCGGTCTTCGGCTAG
- a CDS encoding GNAT family N-acetyltransferase, giving the protein MESITGTAELRDGKGDIIEIRVTGYGHPDAQRLSAEVQEEYVRRYGEGDLTELHPDDFEAPAGLFLIAYLDGRPVACGGWRAKQAGPHGLRDGDAELKRMFVVPRARGRGLARTVLRRLEQTAAEAGRTRFVLETGTEQPEAVALYGSEGYDPIQKFGIYRDHPQSICLGKEFGGVPAV; this is encoded by the coding sequence ATGGAGAGCATCACGGGGACCGCCGAGCTGCGGGACGGCAAGGGCGACATCATCGAGATCCGCGTCACCGGCTACGGCCACCCGGACGCCCAGCGCCTCTCGGCGGAGGTGCAGGAGGAGTACGTCCGCCGCTACGGCGAGGGCGACCTCACCGAGCTGCACCCCGACGACTTCGAGGCGCCGGCCGGTCTGTTCCTGATCGCCTACCTCGACGGCCGGCCGGTGGCCTGCGGCGGCTGGCGCGCCAAGCAGGCCGGCCCGCACGGCCTGCGCGACGGCGACGCCGAGCTGAAGCGGATGTTCGTCGTCCCCCGGGCCCGCGGGCGCGGCCTCGCGCGGACGGTGCTGCGCCGCCTGGAGCAGACCGCCGCCGAGGCCGGCCGGACCAGGTTCGTGCTGGAGACCGGGACCGAGCAGCCCGAGGCGGTCGCGCTCTACGGATCCGAGGGCTACGACCCGATCCAGAAGTTCGGCATCTACCGCGACCACCCGCAGAGCATCTGCCTCGGCAAGGAGTTCGGCGGCGTGCCCGCCGTCTGA
- a CDS encoding ankyrin repeat domain-containing protein, with translation MTDAASQQPADAPDSEVIELAGKLFDAARAGDTDTLAAYVDAGAPANLTNDRGDTLLMLAAYHGHAATVTALVARGADPNRANDRGQTPLAGAVFKGAEDVLTALLAGGADPTAGTPSAVDTARMFGKEELVARFEGR, from the coding sequence ATGACCGACGCCGCCAGCCAGCAGCCCGCCGACGCCCCGGACTCCGAGGTGATCGAGCTGGCCGGGAAGCTCTTCGACGCGGCCCGGGCCGGTGACACCGACACCCTCGCCGCCTACGTCGACGCCGGCGCGCCCGCCAACCTGACCAACGACCGCGGCGACACCCTGCTGATGCTCGCCGCGTACCACGGGCACGCCGCCACCGTCACCGCCCTGGTGGCGCGCGGCGCCGACCCGAACCGGGCCAACGACCGCGGCCAGACCCCGCTGGCCGGCGCCGTCTTCAAGGGCGCCGAGGACGTGCTGACCGCCCTGCTGGCGGGCGGCGCCGACCCGACGGCCGGTACGCCGTCCGCCGTCGACACCGCCCGGATGTTCGGCAAGGAGGAGCTGGTCGCCCGGTTCGAGGGCCGCTGA
- a CDS encoding RNA polymerase-binding protein RbpA, with protein MSERALRGTRLGATSYETDRGIDLAPRQTVEYACQNGHRFEVPFSVEAEIPSAWECRFCGQEAVLLDGDEPEEKKTKPTRTHWDMLMERRTREELEEVLAERLAVLRSGGMNLAVHPRDTRKSA; from the coding sequence ATGAGCGAGCGAGCTCTCCGCGGCACGCGACTCGGGGCCACTAGCTACGAGACCGACCGTGGTATCGATCTGGCTCCCCGCCAGACCGTCGAGTACGCATGTCAGAACGGACACCGATTCGAGGTTCCTTTCTCGGTCGAGGCGGAGATCCCCTCGGCCTGGGAATGCCGCTTCTGCGGCCAGGAGGCAGTACTCCTCGACGGTGACGAGCCTGAGGAGAAGAAGACCAAGCCCACGCGTACCCATTGGGACATGCTGATGGAGCGCCGCACGCGCGAGGAGCTGGAGGAGGTGCTGGCCGAGCGGCTGGCCGTACTCCGCTCCGGAGGGATGAACCTCGCGGTACACCCGCGGGACACCCGCAAGAGCGCCTGA
- the fxsA gene encoding FxsA family membrane protein produces MTQQATPAPQARRGKLRRVLPLVVTAWLVLEIWLLVQVGSWLGGLTVVLLLIAGALIGGSLIKRAGLKALSAAIDQSRDPKSQQPQTGTSLTVLAGLLLMLPGFLSDALALTLLLPPTRALWRAAGRRFADKALRSTAGLGADPLADAVRLQEQLRIHRPDGKVIQGEVVEPGAGPQGPDTTYRPPLKG; encoded by the coding sequence GTGACCCAGCAAGCTACCCCTGCCCCTCAGGCCCGGCGCGGAAAGCTCCGCCGGGTGCTGCCGTTGGTGGTCACCGCCTGGCTGGTGCTGGAGATCTGGCTGCTGGTCCAGGTGGGCTCGTGGCTGGGCGGCCTGACCGTCGTGCTGCTGCTGATCGCCGGGGCCTTGATCGGCGGTTCGCTGATCAAGCGCGCGGGGCTGAAGGCGCTGTCCGCGGCGATCGACCAGAGCCGGGACCCGAAGTCGCAGCAGCCGCAGACCGGCACCAGCCTCACCGTGCTGGCCGGCCTGCTGCTGATGCTGCCGGGCTTCCTCTCGGACGCGCTCGCGCTGACCCTGCTCCTCCCGCCGACCCGGGCGCTCTGGCGGGCCGCCGGGCGCCGCTTCGCGGACAAGGCGCTGCGCAGCACCGCCGGCCTCGGGGCCGATCCGCTCGCGGACGCGGTGCGGCTGCAGGAGCAGCTGCGCATCCACCGCCCGGACGGCAAGGTGATCCAGGGCGAGGTGGTCGAGCCGGGCGCCGGCCCGCAGGGCCCGGACACCACCTACCGTCCGCCGCTGAAGGGCTGA
- the lnt gene encoding apolipoprotein N-acyltransferase, with amino-acid sequence MALHVTQERSDALPEASVTSDAPAPGRAARAVAKVRAGLPRTGLAVLAGLLLALAFPPFDLWPLSLVGVAALSLLTLGRTVRQAAWTGFAFGLPFFLLLLSWLRVVGWDATVGLSVIEALFLAALGSGLALTSRLPGWPLWAACLWITQEWARDRLPLGGFPWGRLAFANTATPFTPLAAIGGAPLVTFAVALAGALLAWAALRLRGPRRAPRAAALAALGAVAALLAGYLVPVPTAPADTVKVALIQGNVPNPGMDFLGRPMMVLNNHAAATEKLAADIEAGRVEKPDVVIWPENSSDLDPFSDPLAYRRIDDAVKAVGVPTLVGTLVDGPDERHVQNEGIVWDPKTGPGASYTKQHPVPFGEYVPFRDQLMKVITRLQRVARDFYPGDHNGVMQLGPAKIGDVICFEVAYDEIVRDTVDKGARVLVVQTNNATYAKTGQPEQQLAMSRLRAVEHGRAVLIAATSGISAVIAPDGSVQQRTEELTAAELSAVVPLRDGTTVADRVGVAPEWTLAVAGLLACGAALLIGRRRVTRPAASEPSGPAAS; translated from the coding sequence GTGGCACTCCACGTCACACAGGAGCGGTCGGACGCCCTCCCCGAGGCGTCCGTGACGTCCGACGCCCCCGCCCCCGGCCGGGCCGCCCGCGCCGTCGCCAAGGTGCGCGCCGGACTGCCCCGCACCGGCCTGGCCGTCCTCGCCGGGCTGCTCCTCGCGCTGGCCTTCCCGCCGTTCGACCTCTGGCCGCTCTCACTGGTGGGCGTCGCCGCGCTCTCGCTGCTCACCCTCGGCCGCACCGTCCGGCAGGCCGCCTGGACGGGCTTCGCCTTCGGGCTGCCGTTCTTCCTGCTGCTGCTCAGCTGGCTGCGGGTGGTCGGCTGGGACGCCACCGTCGGCCTCTCGGTGATCGAGGCGCTCTTCCTGGCGGCCCTCGGCTCCGGCCTGGCGCTCACCTCCCGGCTGCCCGGCTGGCCGCTCTGGGCGGCCTGCCTCTGGATCACCCAGGAGTGGGCCCGTGACCGGCTGCCGCTCGGCGGCTTCCCCTGGGGCCGCCTCGCGTTCGCCAACACCGCCACCCCGTTCACCCCGCTCGCCGCGATCGGCGGCGCCCCGCTGGTGACCTTCGCCGTCGCGCTGGCCGGCGCCCTGCTGGCCTGGGCGGCGCTGCGGCTGCGCGGGCCCCGCCGGGCGCCCCGGGCCGCCGCGCTGGCCGCGCTGGGCGCCGTCGCGGCCCTGCTGGCCGGTTATCTGGTCCCGGTGCCCACCGCGCCCGCCGACACCGTCAAGGTCGCCCTGATCCAGGGCAACGTGCCCAACCCGGGGATGGACTTCCTCGGCCGGCCGATGATGGTGCTGAACAACCACGCCGCCGCCACCGAGAAGCTCGCCGCCGACATCGAGGCCGGCCGGGTGGAGAAGCCGGACGTGGTGATCTGGCCGGAGAACTCCTCCGACCTCGACCCGTTCAGCGACCCGCTGGCCTACCGGCGCATCGACGACGCCGTGAAGGCGGTCGGCGTACCCACCCTGGTCGGCACCCTGGTGGACGGGCCGGACGAGCGGCACGTCCAGAACGAGGGCATCGTCTGGGACCCGAAGACCGGTCCGGGCGCCTCCTACACCAAGCAGCACCCCGTCCCGTTCGGCGAGTACGTGCCGTTCCGCGACCAGCTGATGAAGGTGATCACCCGGCTGCAGCGGGTCGCCCGCGACTTCTACCCCGGCGACCACAACGGCGTCATGCAGCTGGGCCCGGCGAAGATCGGCGACGTCATCTGCTTCGAGGTGGCGTACGACGAGATCGTCCGCGACACCGTGGACAAGGGCGCCCGGGTGCTCGTCGTCCAGACCAACAACGCGACCTACGCGAAGACCGGCCAGCCCGAGCAGCAGCTCGCGATGTCCCGGCTGCGTGCCGTCGAGCACGGCCGGGCCGTGCTGATCGCCGCCACCAGCGGGATCAGCGCGGTGATCGCCCCCGACGGCTCGGTGCAGCAGCGCACCGAGGAGCTGACCGCCGCCGAGCTGTCCGCCGTCGTCCCGCTGCGCGACGGCACCACGGTGGCGGACCGGGTGGGCGTCGCGCCCGAGTGGACGCTGGCCGTCGCGGGCCTGCTGGCCTGCGGCGCGGCCCTGCTGATCGGCCGCCGCCGGGTGACCCGCCCGGCCGCCTCCGAGCCCTCCGGCCCGGCGGCCTCCTGA
- a CDS encoding N-acetyltransferase, translated as MSDHPLVPAGFVVPRTLAAEGFRLEPLGEQHNDSDLAAWTSSIDHIHATPGWTGSWPPAEGMTPERNLADLRRHAADFEHRRGFTYTVLANPGGDVVGCVYIYPDHEDPATTTVSSWVRADRAELDAPLYRAVAAWLAADWPLRTVRYSPR; from the coding sequence ATGAGTGATCATCCGCTGGTACCCGCCGGCTTCGTCGTCCCCCGCACCCTCGCCGCCGAGGGGTTCCGCCTGGAGCCCCTCGGCGAGCAGCACAACGACTCCGACCTCGCGGCCTGGACGTCGAGCATCGACCACATCCACGCCACCCCGGGCTGGACCGGCAGCTGGCCGCCCGCCGAGGGCATGACGCCGGAGCGCAACCTGGCCGACCTGCGCCGGCACGCCGCCGACTTCGAGCACCGCCGCGGCTTCACCTACACCGTGCTGGCGAACCCCGGCGGTGACGTCGTCGGCTGCGTGTACATCTACCCGGACCACGAGGACCCGGCCACCACGACGGTCAGCTCCTGGGTCCGCGCCGACCGCGCCGAGCTGGACGCCCCGTTGTACCGCGCGGTGGCCGCCTGGCTCGCCGCCGACTGGCCGCTGCGCACGGTCCGCTACAGCCCGCGCTGA